GGCTCTCAAAGGTTTTTGCCAGCGCATCGGCCCACTGATTGCGATCATTCACGCTGGCAGGCATTTTTTGCCGCACCACGCTCGCCACATCCACGGGCTTCTCGCCTTTCTTGAGCGGCTCGGCCCCTTTCTCAGCACAACCCGCCAGCACGAAGGCAGCGAGTAAGGACAGCGGTAACGCACGCGGTACGGCAAATGGCATAGCAACTTCCTGTATTAACCTAAAGTAGGGGTAACGTCCTGCAGTTCTTTATCGTCCAGCTCGCGTTCGAAGCTGCGTAAACGTTTATAAATGGACATCAGCTCCACCAGCGTAGTCCATGAGCTGATCAAATACTGGAACGAACCGCGTACCTGACCGAAAACGTTGGTGATCTGCGTCATCAGACCGAGCGTTATCGTACCCGCTACGATTGACGGGAACAGCAGGAACAAACCGAAAACATTATCGACCTGCAGGTAAAGAATACGGGCGATATTGAAATACATATAGTGGAAATAGAGGCGGAAGTAGTTTCTGCGCACCGCACCAAAAAGCTCGCGCACGGTAGGCGGCGACGCGCGATTGGCATCATCTTCGCCATACACCAGCTCTTTACGGTAGGCTGCTTCTACGCGCTGGTTTTTAAACTCCAGGCCCGGCAGCTTGATCCCGACGACCGCCAGCAGGCCCGTTCCCATCAGCGACCAGACGATCGCCGCAATCACCAGCCCGTACGGCAGATGGCCGACAATCGGCAGGTCCGGAACGTGCGCCGAGAGGGTGACCAGCACCGGCAGGAAGGCGATCAGGGTCATAATGGCGTTGATAAAGCTCACGCCCATATCTTCCAGCGTAGAGGCAAAACGCATGGTGTCTTCCTGCACACGCTGCGCGGCACCTTCGATATGGCGCAGGTGCTGCCAGTGCGCCATATAGTGTTCGTTCATCGCGGTACGCCAGCGGAAAACGTAGTGGCTGACGAAGAAGTTGTTCATGACGCCAATAATGACCGCAATCAGGGCAATGCCGAGGAAGATCCCCACCTCGTGGTAGAACTGGTTTATCGAGACCTTGTGCGGCGAGCTGAGCGCGGTCTGGATGAGATCGTAGAATGGGGCATACCAGGCGTTAACCGCCACGCCCACCTCAACCAGAAACCAGGTCACAAAGATGATGAGCGCGGTGCCGAGAATCGACCAGTACTGCCAGCGATGCGGCGAATAGATAAACCAGAACAGCGCGAAAATACCGAC
This region of Enterobacter cancerogenus genomic DNA includes:
- the sbmA gene encoding peptide antibiotic transporter SbmA, producing MFKSFFPKPGPFFLSAFIWAILAVIFWQAGGGAWLSHLIGATKDVPISAARFWSLSYLLFYAYYALCVGIFALFWFIYSPHRWQYWSILGTALIIFVTWFLVEVGVAVNAWYAPFYDLIQTALSSPHKVSINQFYHEVGIFLGIALIAVIIGVMNNFFVSHYVFRWRTAMNEHYMAHWQHLRHIEGAAQRVQEDTMRFASTLEDMGVSFINAIMTLIAFLPVLVTLSAHVPDLPIVGHLPYGLVIAAIVWSLMGTGLLAVVGIKLPGLEFKNQRVEAAYRKELVYGEDDANRASPPTVRELFGAVRRNYFRLYFHYMYFNIARILYLQVDNVFGLFLLFPSIVAGTITLGLMTQITNVFGQVRGSFQYLISSWTTLVELMSIYKRLRSFERELDDKELQDVTPTLG